tttaaatatgatgtgcgagatttcaggcttgagatcacgttagttcagaaacaattacacaaattccatatcccacatgaaagtccaaaccattcaattaagggtaatctatgcgggtccaggcttacacatgttagggctagatctgttaaaattatgaaccaaatgcTCAATGATAAgcagtaatcatccacacatgtacaacaatcagtccctaatccaagggatttaccaattttaattcaaggaaccctaggatgagaaaagaggcaaataaattaaggataatgcaatatagggttagggtttatgaaaaaatGGTATGAGGGGGTAAAATAAGAAGTAAACTAGAATCATAAGACAGTTCTCGCGCCCGGACTGCTACAATGCCCCAGACGCATGTGTGTGTGATCACGGCCgcatatgtgtggggcccactattcagaaaaatgccacCTTGTACCtgatcggccagggatggactccaaaaccaccaaatctcagctcgatccgatgcacggtttgtgcatggtACTCCGTCAAAGTTTCAGCTCTcctacagggccagattctgaaaatctgctgtaaagagaaaaacggctgcaactattgatggatttacaaatggaatgcttgtaggagaagagaaatatggatggaaggagGTGAGGGCGAATTGGGATAgatgtagcttcgcaccacgatagttagcccttggaagaagggagggcttcacacccaattaggttttcataactcggaaaggagcaggaaaacgcagcaatttttttattaatcttcattgaattaaaagaactacaagggatgcctatttataagaaaaccctataccccaaaactcgcgccatgttcgcaacctattacttggcgatgaagtaaactaaaataaaaatcaatcaaagaaatctaaagcgttcatgatgttctaaataatataaataagcaaaatctgaagtatgaacttaatcctactagtaggccacgatcatgagatcccataatgagctttacttgactatcgggcccactctcttAAACCAGAACTCCATCTTCTAAccaggaggccctccctggacgtcatcatcaagccagatcgatggtggggccctccttttccttacgtacgtgcgtaggggcggcatgtgtgcgtgatgtccccatcacctatGTTTGCCATCTCATGTGCATTTTAGACACAGATGCATTGTCATGGTCACAGGCAATGTGAATTTGCAGAGGAAATACActgtgattatttatttattattattattattattttgtcttATTAGATGCAGCAGACCCCAAATAACTAGGACAAGCTATGATGATGGTGACCATGATGATGATAGTGGTGGTCGTATCATGTTATATGGCAGTGGAAATTTTATTGAATGGACAGTGTTATAGATGCAATGGCAATTTGAATATGGATTGAGTATGACTCCTTGGTATGATGGGGTGAGTTTGTTTATTTCAAAGCATTTCCCAGGTTTCAACCAAAAAACAAAACCAATGCTTTGGTTACATAATTGCAGTATTCTAGGGGGAATTCTGTGGTTTTGTAAGAGAAGAAAGGATCGCAAGTATATTGGGTTTTGATTATGCAAAAGCTACAGCATTAAATCACATCGTACCTAAGAAGTTTAGGGTCACCAGCACGATATGATATTACACTGCCTATGAGTTGTGCGGCCCATTTCTTTCTGATTTTATCGAATGTATGGTATTCCGATTGTCAACTGACATTGAAGACTCAAGACCATAGAAGAAGAATCGAAAGGCACTTCTACAGAGGCACATTGGTTGGGCTTTTCTTGATTCTTCTTTCACTTCTGACAAACTGTGTGCTATTTTGTTTCTAAGTGAATATTGTCACACAGTTCAGGAAAATTGGATCCTATATAAACAAGGATATTTCATTGTCTTAAACAAAAAATGCCTCCACCATGTCAAAGACATTGTGGACAAACATGTCGGCATTTCTGTCAAAACCTTTTTAgcttgtttgggagcatggatttggaaccccctggatttgaaatcctcctgttgTTTTTGGCACCTTAGATTCAGAATTCTCTATAATCTAAAAGTAGCTATGtgtagtatatttataggggtttgaatttaataactaaatcaactttaatatgtctaattagtgtacgtatgtaatgtttgacacaatggttgtaataagcccattgaaatatatactttgcccgaaaatgatgaaattccaagtctcggatgggccacaagcagaagatcacatccaagtgactaaccaatgatttttaaccgttgatttacatggacaatgtttggatggcgcagatcatcatattaaagtaattatagtgatgcaattgataatctaattgttttgggatatcatcagtgggtcaTGTGTCCAATGGCTTAATAGTCTAGcaacacatattacacatgcaactctcggAAGAATTTAAGATGTcatccaagctttcaccttggatttcaaaccccctctttgaggggacttgaaacccccagttacttaatggtgccaaacataccaggggatttgaaatcccctcaaacacCACCCACACCctcccccccaaatccatggtgccaaacgtcCCCTAATGTATCTTTTCTTATTGTGTTTCAGCAGTATTTAGTATACTTTTTTATGGTTCTTATGTATTTTTGTTGATGCATTTTAATTTTCTGTATCTTATGTAGATTGAATCAAAATGTATAATACAAATTTTCAAGATCGATATGTATTTATATGGACTTGTTGGTATCTCAGCATGATGGGTTTTTCAAGGCCCCCTTGTCGACACCTCATGTCCATGTCCAACCGAGACATCTTTCCTGAGTGAGTTACGTTGATTGGATCGGATTAAATGGTCATGCAGTACTAGTCCATCTGAACTTTGAACTCATTGCTTAACTTGTCTGATGGAGGCTGTATATGCATGCTTCTCTGCTCCTTGCACCTTGATAATGGTGTAGGCCATGGTCTAGGTATTGAAATTCTTAAACGAGTCCTTTATAATAATGGACGCCACATTTGAATTCAGTGGCATAGTTGTTGGTAATGTAATGTAGAAGAACTCAAAGTAGATGTCTGTGAGGAGATTTGCATACTGCATTTGATTTGAATTCAGTGGCATGGTTGTTGGTAATGTAGATGAACTCAGATTTCTGTGAGGAGATTTGCATTGCTCACATGAGTTGCATGATGTGGGAAAATTGGATGTTTGCGAAGAGGATTAAGCATTTCTTCCACAGGTCATTTAGCAGGCAAGCCCCAGCTTGAACTAGCCAAAAAATCAGGAGTGTCTGCTCATCACATGTGCCACACCTGTACAATAATCATCCATATTTATTGCATGTGTGGCCCCCATGAGGagcagaccagcctgattttaaAGCCCAAAGCATGTACATTGTGGGGGTTGCCTGACCAATGGAATCTCAAACACATGCTTGCACATGTGCTGCAACAATTCTCATGTGGGTATCATGTACATGACTGAAAGAACATGGGCATGCACGCACCCATGCCCGTCCACACACATGTGCGCTCACATGCACTTTATTTTTCctcgctctttttttttttttttttttttcatattccgCTCTTTTGAGGCTCGTCCTGCCATCTTATCATTTCTTCTTGACGGGTGACTGCTTTTATAGGGAGCTGGAGCAGGATATCGAGACTGTTATAAAGGTACTGCAGCCAGGACCATTAGGCATCATAGAACACAAGTTCTCTGCTGCAGAGGTATGTGAAGCGAAGGCTACAGTCGATCGAGCAGTTGAGAATTGGCGGAGGACCACAGCCTTAGAAAATCATCACCATGTTGTGAAGGGTGGAAAGAATTGAGTTGTCATATTCATGTAAAAAAAGGATTATAAATTACTTCCTTTTCTGCATATATTCTTGCATGTTATAGAGACTTCTTTGTAATTGTTAAATGTCAATGCATCTTGTCCATTCGGATTTGGTCATCAAGTGATTTTTGTGGACAATATTCTTCGCCAAGACTGTGTGCTATATGGATCCTTTCATGCCTTTAAAATTTCAGTAAAATAGCTATTCattgatgaaaagaaaaaagaaatcactGTGGGACCTATCCGACCAGCTGGATATCATCCGCGTGTGCCtgctggtatttggcacttgcaGATGAGCATCTGCAAGAAGTATTCCTCTGTATTGTAACATCAGCAGTATCCATTAAGAACTACAAATTCataatgctgatatgattatcctTTGATATAATGcaaaaagaagaagacgaagaagaagaagaagaagaagaagaagaagcaatctACAATATTAGAAATACCACTGAATATCTAACCTCCTGTTTGAGGGCTAGTTTATTGGAATTTCAACTTGTTGAATACCAAATCCATCATACAATATCcaaatatcaatatcaaaagcaCCTGCATAATGTACACAATCAAATGGGTAGCCTGACAATTCAGGGCTGAAAATGCTTAATTGCTTACTCTAACCTTCCCAAATAACAAAGCTGCAATTACACATGATAGAAGAAAAAacggagaaaaaagaaaaataaaaatccgtCCTGTGCATCTCGAGCTGCTAGCAGAACGAAGTGCTGCTGGTTCTTCCTTACACGCAAGGAATACGAATGTGCAAAAGCTGGTTTCTTTGTTGCTGACCAGAAAAATCTGGGCCCCACAACTAGACATTTTACAGCCAGCCCAACAAATTTTAACCAACACAGAAAAATACTTGGCCCCCCACATAACTAGAGATTTTAAaattggcccaccaaatataaATCAAGACCCACAATCATGTCGGCTTTTCACATGGATGTAAATAAATGGCTTCCAGGAATAAATGTAGCAGTGCCCTCCCCCATGACTGTAGTCATTGCCATCTCTTTCTCTTGGATTTGATCAAGGGCAGACATGATGATGCCCATCTTTGGACGTTGATCTCTGGTTAAACTCAGGCACCGCAGAGTCAGTCCAATCAACTCCCTCATGCCCTCTGTGGTGAAACTGCTACCCAACCGATGATCGACGAAATCATTCGAACCCATGTGCGACTCCACCTTCACAGATGTTGACAATTAAGGTGACTATGAAAgtaaaaaatagatacaatgcggTAATCACTTCATATGATACATGTATGATACGTACATGCGTAAGGCTAAATAAAAGGCAAAACCCAAAAAATACAGAGACCTTTTGCATTGATATTGTAGAAGATGGAACCCAGGATGCATGCATAAGCAGCTCCTATCAGAACAATGCATGAATATCCAAGAtgacaaagaaaataaaagagttCGGTTTTGCAAAATGTTTAAATTGAGGCCAGGCCTGAGTCCGAGTTCATGTTCATCCATGACTGTTATGGGTCGGACCCGTGCCTGAATTTTTTGCCCAGTTAATAAACGGCACCAACATGGTCCAGCACAACTCGAGCAGGGACCATTGTTGCACCTACTTTGCAAGAAATGACCACTTTTTGACGATTCGAGCTGCACAAAATAATGTatcttttttattcttaatttttttttaaaaaaaaatgaaaagaaaaaatatatatactctgGAAATTCTGCACAATTAGATAAAGAATGTTGAATTACCCACTGGGTTAAGCTTCCTCCTGTTCTTGAGATGCCAAAATGCAAAGCTTCCCGACCGGTTACAAGCTCCAAAAGAAATACGCCGAAGCTGTAAACATCACTCATTTCAGAGAACATGCCCTGTGCTTCGACCCTGAACAAATAAACACTGTTATACAACTGCCAACAAAGAGTAATGTGATAAAATCGCATTACGCATGAATGACGAACATGCTTCTTACTGGTAAAAGCATGCATTGAGTCACTGATTTTCTATGAAAGTAACCTAAGTTGCATAGATATACGTAAGAGTGTCAGAAGCATGCATGGGTTTGGAGTGATGAATTTCTGACTTTTACATAATATTTGGGTTGTGACAGCTTCTATAATGGGTGTTTTAATTGGTCTATGTAtgtagtggaaaaaaaaaaaaaatcctctaaaaCATTTTTTCTAACCGAAATTACAGCAAATTTAAATCTCTGTCAGGTGAAGTTTAGCTATACTGAAAGAGGAACCATGTGTGTCATAGACTCATACATGGGTACTTTGCCATTTTAGAAGAATCCATGCAACATAGGTGGGAATATAAAGAATTATTATGTGATGCATTGTCATCATATGCCTTATCCcgattaattggggtcagctacgtGAGTCTTGTTCTGCCATTCTACCCTATCAAGGGTCATAACTTCAGCTAGAGTTAGATCATAggttatcaagtcttttcttactatctccacccacatccttcttGGCCTTCTCTTTGCCCTTTTAGAGCTTTCAACTTGGACCACCTCACTCCTAATTGCTgcggttcttggtctccatttcACATGCCCAAACCATCTTATTATCTGTTGGTGCAACTCCCCAAGTTCCCTCAAAggtattcatttctaattctattcttTCTCATCTTGCTACTCATTAATCtcaataatgcaggggcattttcacaccaggatCGAGTGGgatcgcttgtgggatgcaggggcacactcggggtgggcggggtccacgagggaggtctcgtgttcgaaactcctcaccgggggtgattaatgcgcatttcacattgggcttgagtggggtggcctgtgggatgcggggacacactcggggtgggcggcccgtgtgaggctatacccatgtgatttggggcccacgaggggggtttgaccgaggtcctaacccatgagatgtggtgcctgggctatgagataaagggattaattcgccatgctctaacagttcgagcttttagagcaagcggttaattgtcctgcatcactcaaCTTCCTCATTTCAGTTACATTCATCtgatgaacatgttgttccttaactgcccaacatttttgTTCCATAATGCATTGCTAGTCTTACAACTATCCTAGAAAATTTCCCTTTTAATTTGAGTGGTAGACAATGATTGCATAAAACTCCTGATGAACATCTCCATTCTTTTCATCTaacttgaattctatgggaaatatccttctcaatctctccagtCATGAATTATTGAGCCAAGATATCAAAAGTGATCATTTTAGGAAACTTCCTGGTCAGCAGTCtaaactaattcctcatttccactcCTGTTTTTACAAAAATTACACTtcatatactctattttagtccgAGTAagtttaaatcctttagattctaaagtaaACCTCCGTAAATCAACTCTTATgtgatgaaaaagaaagaaagatataaCTATTTCTCGATAAAGACAACAAAAAGTCACTGTATGTGTTTTGCTAACATATTCCTGATGCACTAAAGGGGGGGTAGAAGATGAACATACTCTGGATCTTGGAAAACATCGCCACCCATCATTCGAGATGAAGGACCCGCTTCTTCGACTCTTTGAAGTATTCCAAAAATCCCTGCATCTGCTACTTTGGCGATGAAGTTCTCATCAACAAGGACATTACTAGTTTTGAAGTCCTTGTGTATTAATGGAGGTGTCAGACTATGTAAATGGAATAAACCTGCAAATTCATAGATAGATAGTAAAAATCTTTGCTTCCTCGAGACTATTTGAGGACCATTTTATATGGAATGATGCATATACCCACCTTCTTCTACATTGCTAACAATAGCAGAAGCTGTAATTCTGGTTTACCCGAAGTAGAAACAAACTGGGCATTTGTCAAAAGGCTGGGTATATTAATTTCCAATAGTTGTTGTTTTGGCTTTAAAAAATGGGAGTTTCATTGAGTAAATTACCTTTGGCTGCTCCTAGAGCTATAGAAAGCCTTCTTTTAAATTCTAGCTCTGTTGCTGATTCTTGTCTAGTATCTATCAAAGAAGGATTCTGTAAGGTCGAATGCATTCAAAAAGATAGAGCCTTACCATATAAATGACagcaatcaaaaaaaaaaaaaaataccatgtAAATGATTGCACAAACTgccatatcatcgatatttaattGTGATACCCAACAGCAGTCTATTTCATTTAAAATGATAGAAACTTACCATATAAATGACTGCACACACTGCCGTTTGGCACATATTCGAAAACTAGCATTTGCAGACCAGCTTCCTGGCAATAACCGAGAAGACTAACCAGATTACGGTGCCGAATCTCTGATAGGTAATGCACCTGTTTGGCCACTGGAAGGTGTCACTTTGCATACAAAAAAGATTAGTGATATTATCCACATAATGGTGGGTTTAACGCCAGCAGGCGATATCAGAACTCTAAGCAACATAGATTGGGTATTGTGGTTTCTCTACCAAAATACTACAAGCCTTATttaaggctgcatttggttgTACCAActatcatgaaattcaacaatatttcatgattaatcagtctaatgtGGTGCAATATTTCTTGATATTTcctgaaatttggtgcaaccaaacgtagCCTAAAGCTCTAATGCAAGAAATGTTAGAATCAACTCTAAGGATATGCCTGAAAGCGCCTTTGAAAATGGATTTTGTGGAGTGTTTAAAATAATGTCATCTTCATCTTTTCGGGGTGTAAAAGCAGACCACTGATATCCTGCCCATCTGGGTTTTGTTTTCTGCCCTGCCCCGAACATCCAAAGTGAAGTCTCCCCCTCTAACATGTTCAACAAAATGTCAGTTTAGCCATACTTCCAAACACTGTTCTTACTTAATTTGTAGGTGAAAGAATAAGAAACTCTATTACAACAAAACAAAATGCAATCAAGATCCTTTCTGCGTGATCGTCTTCCAAATACAAGTTGCTAGACTAGCCCTTTCATAGAGGATGAGTTGTAACTTAAGCTTGCCCAGCACACCAGAATATGCAGAATGTCATCGAGAATCCCATGAAGAATATCTCCACCTtaagaatttatatatatatatatatatatatatatatatatatatatatatatatatatatatatatatatatatatatatagcaagtATCACTAGATTGACAATATAAAGGCAAATTACAGCTTAATCAACAAAAATAATTTAAACCATAATTTCAGGTCAGTAAAATAGCAATCCTGATCGTAAATGACCCATAATTCGGATTGCAGGATTGGGAATGGAAAATGTTTGGGGGTTGTCAATTTAGATAACATTGATGGAGATGCCTTTAAGATGACATGGAGTACTcatccaagaaaaagaaaaaaaaaaaagaaaaaaagatgacaTGGAGTAGCGAATAGGCACAAAATGCAGTTTGAGGAAGGCCTTAGCTTCGGCTACAGTTGAATTAGTCTCCCTCAGCAGATTTGCATCAGCGTCATGGAAGACAACACCAAACCCGGCTGGCCTAGTGTTACCTGAGCAACTACCATCAAAGTTAAGCCTACCATAATATGGAGAAGAAAATCACAGAAATGTAGCTTTCCCAGGAGAGTAGAAAGTACGAATTCTGAAGTTATTGACCAGCCCAATCTACCATATAGGACATCTTTTATTGGAAAAAGAATTCTgttttacaaaaaagaaaaacctaTTGAACAGCCAAAATTTCACTGCAAGGATGATACTGTTCTAGATTTCGTTACCAGAAACTGTGGGAAGCAGTTGGagcagctttaaaaaaaaaataaaaacaaacaaactatAAGATGAGCTATTTGAAGACCCAAAGAGTCTATGAATCATGAGACAGTGAAGCAGGAGTAGCATCATAAGGAGAAGATTAGTGAGATTTTACTTGTAAAGCATGCAAGACTCCCCAAAAGCtcaacttccttttttttttttttttggtagttgCAGGTGGGAGCACATCATCTATAACTTTGTAGATATGATAAGTATCTGTACAAAAATTATAGGTGGGTGCCACAAAAAGgctgggcctcacctatcatataactACAACATACAGCGTAGAACagagaaacaaaattaaaagaagaaaaatgcctGCAGCCTCCGACAACAAAAGAAGCAAGTCCAACCAACAATCAACTCTTTTCCAGCCACTCACTCAGCTGCACCAACACCAAAGGAAACATGACAGCCAGCCACATCTGGCAACCCGCATCAACGACCCCAAATTCAGAGGCCAAAGCCCAAAAAAGTCCAACTTATGAGGAAACCATGCATCTGAAGATGCCGAAAAAATGCGACAGTTGAGAGCATCCAAATCAAAGAAGAGTTGTTATAGTTATATGGAAAATACTGGAGTGAAGGAGATGCGAAGGATCTTACAGAGCGTTCTACTAAATGATTTTAAAATGTGTCCATAGATTTAAAACATCTGAATCAATGTAAGGTAATCAAACAAAGTTATGAAAGCTGTTGTTGTATTATTAGGTTGTGTTTGGACATCCGCTCAATTAGAAAATGCCCCAATTCAAAATGAGTTGATTTAGAAATTGTCCAATTCACAAATTCATGAGCATCCAAACAGGTCATTAAGCAACTATAGTAGAGACAGGTCAGATTCATACTTAAACTGTATTTAGCATTTACTACTTCTCTGAAGAATCTGAAAAAAAATTTAGGACATTGGTACTTAAAATTTCAGGCTACAAAGGGCACGATGAAAGCTACAGATCTCTACTGATAGTCCAAATACAAACCAATGTAGTATTTGTATTTTAGAGAACTGTTATACCTCTTCAACAAATTCCTGACGAGGAGCACCCACACGCCTTTTAATTGCCACAACAGTCCCATCACGAAGCAATCCATTATACACCAAACCAAAACTACCTTCTCCAATAAGTTTGGTTTCTCTGAAATGCTGGGTAGCTTGCTCTAACTCTTCCATTGTAAATTGCCTAGCTCCCTGTTGGGGACCTGCAGCTGAGAAGATCCACTTCCCTTATTCTACTACATTCTAAAATCAGGAAAAAGTATAAAGCAGCATGCCATTTCAACTTTTGTAGCGTATCTGAATCATGTTACAGCTACCTGCCACTCTCCCACATGCCAATTTGGCACATATCCAAGATCCACgcaattcatcaggtggaccggATGTATGCTGGATGTTCAACGTGGGTCTATCCTCTTTAACCATGTCCATCTTTTTCTTACTCATGTGGCCCATGATTCTCAGTCCATGTCAATGAACATGGTGGGGCTACCTTATGAATAGTCCGGATCTCAAAGGGGCCGCATTGGTGCATGTGAGGGGAGTAGGATTCAAAGCCCTACTCTAACAAGGATCTATTGTATTTCTCCTGATGAATGTTTGTGTGGTCTCCCAGAGTTCCTACCTGGCGCAGACGGATCCGAAGAACCGGTCTCAGAATTCCTGTTTGAGTAGTTCTTACAACGTTGCAAGCAAAGCCATATGAATGAAATAATTATCACCACCAATGCTAGACCTCCTGCTGCACCTCCGACTATTGTTGCAATCGACATCTAGTAAATATTCCAACTCTCGTTTGACTGATGCAAACATCGAATCTgaaatgcaaaaaaaataaaataaaataatgcttATACCAACATACCAAAAAATGAAGATAGGCTGAAATCAAATGCGTAAAGGTTAACAGACTATACAGTACTTAGTCTACCTAAATTAGCCGATAATCATCTCTATGGATGAGTTTGGTTgcccaaattagactgattgatCATGAAATATCATTATATTAGGTGCAAACAAACACAGCCTAAATGAACCATACATATGGACCTAAGCAATCAAATGGACGTGTAAAAAATATTAGGAAAAAATGATCAAAAGAAAAACCATATTCCGATTCCATACCTGTGACGACAACAACAGATATAGTGTGGCTGCCTATTGAATATCGCCAGTATAAAATGGCCTACTCAACACTCATACCACTCAGATGATTCTTGTACTGCTTTACATCGACAGCATTCAGATTACCTAACTGGCTAGATCTCAAATGTACTCGAGAATCAGATCTCATGCGCGCCATTGCCAAAGAGATCAAATGACAACACAATGGCAACTTCAGCTCCCCCACTGTTCTGTTCAATGCTCATCATCTCATCCATCAATATCCCAGAGTAGCTCCATTTGCTTAAAAC
This DNA window, taken from Magnolia sinica isolate HGM2019 chromosome 14, MsV1, whole genome shotgun sequence, encodes the following:
- the LOC131225218 gene encoding probable serine/threonine-protein kinase At1g01540 isoform X1, encoding MSIATIVGGAAGGLALVVIIISFIWLCLQRCKNYSNRNSETGSSDPSAPAAGPQQGARQFTMEELEQATQHFRETKLIGEGSFGLVYNGLLRDGTVVAIKRRVGAPRQEFVEEVHYLSEIRHRNLVSLLGYCQEAGLQMLVFEYVPNGSVCSHLYDTRQESATELEFKRRLSIALGAAKGLFHLHSLTPPLIHKDFKTSNVLVDENFIAKVADAGIFGILQRVEEAGPSSRMMGGDVFQDPEVEAQGMFSEMSDVYSFGVFLLELVTGREALHFGISRTGGSLTQWVESHMGSNDFVDHRLGSSFTTEGMRELIGLTLRCLSLTRDQRPKMGIIMSALDQIQEKEMAMTTVMGEGTATFIPGSHLFTSM
- the LOC131225219 gene encoding uncharacterized protein LOC131225219, which produces MVMLPFARLGITPMQFSRLFRELEQDIETVIKVLQPGPLGIIEHKFSAAEVCEAKATVDRAVENWRRTTALENHHHVVKGGKN
- the LOC131225218 gene encoding probable serine/threonine-protein kinase PBL21 isoform X3, which translates into the protein MSIATIVGGAAGGLALVVIIISFIWLCLQRCKNYSNRNSETGSSDPSAPAAGPQQGARQFTMEELEQATQHFRETKLIGEGSFGLVYNGLLRDGTVVAIKRRVGAPRQEFVEEVHYLSEIRHRNLVSLLGYCQEAGLQMLVFEYVPNGSVCSHLYDTRQESATELEFKRRLSIALGAAKGLFHLHSLTPPLIHKDFKTSNVLVDENFIAKVADAGIFGILQRVEEAGPSSRMMGGDVFQDPEVEAQGMFSEMSDVYSFGVFLLELVTGREALHFGISRTGGSLTQWSRTWVRMISSIIGWVAVSPQRA
- the LOC131225218 gene encoding probable serine/threonine-protein kinase At1g01540 isoform X2, whose translation is MSIATIVGGAAGGLALVVIIISFIWLCLQRCKNYSNRNSETGSSDPSAPGPQQGARQFTMEELEQATQHFRETKLIGEGSFGLVYNGLLRDGTVVAIKRRVGAPRQEFVEEVHYLSEIRHRNLVSLLGYCQEAGLQMLVFEYVPNGSVCSHLYDTRQESATELEFKRRLSIALGAAKGLFHLHSLTPPLIHKDFKTSNVLVDENFIAKVADAGIFGILQRVEEAGPSSRMMGGDVFQDPEVEAQGMFSEMSDVYSFGVFLLELVTGREALHFGISRTGGSLTQWVESHMGSNDFVDHRLGSSFTTEGMRELIGLTLRCLSLTRDQRPKMGIIMSALDQIQEKEMAMTTVMGEGTATFIPGSHLFTSM